GACGGCGTGGGTCCCCTCCCCGACGACCTCGACGGTAACGCGCATATCCGAGGGAGGGGAGAACGGGCTTTCAGCCTGTCGAGGTCCTCTCGCCGTTCGGCGCTCGGTTTCAGACTGCGCCGGGGCGCTCCTCGCCCTCCGGCTCCGCCGGTGGGCCGGTCGCCTCGCGTTCCTCGCCGCGACCGCGGTAGGCGGCGTAGGCGACGAGCGCGAGCGCGCCCAGCCCGAGCAGCGCGACGACCGCCCGAACGATGCCGCCGAGGACGGGCACGAGCGTCAGCAGGCCGACGACGACGAACCCGACGAGCAGCGCCGCCCAGCGGTTCTCCACGTCGGCGTACCGCAGCAGCCACGCGCCGACGGCCACGCGACCGTAGACGCTTCCGATCCAGACGGCGAACGCGAACAGCAGCGCCCCCAGGATCGTGATCGGGATGCCGACGACGGTGACGGCGAACAGGACGAGGACGACGGGAACCGCGATAAGCGCGAGCAGCCCCGTACCGCCCGATCGGAGGGGTTCGGCCACGGCGGTCGCCGCGACTCGATCGGAGATTCCGGGCAGGACGAGCAGCAGGACCGCACCGAGCAGCAGCGACGCGAAGAACGCGTAGACCGCGCCGGCCGTACCGAATGCCCGCGGATCGACGGGCCCCGCGTCGACGTTCGGCTCGTCGGTCTGCGTGACGGTCCCACCGACGCTCGCACCCTCTGCGCGTTCGAGCGTGCCGTCGTACTCCAGGTTGCCGCCGATGACCGCGCCCTCTGTCAGGCGGATCGTCTCCGCGCCGACGGTCGCGTCGCCGGCGACTCGCCCGGCGACGGTCACCTCCCCGCCGGCCGCGTCGAGGTTCCCGCCGACGACCGCGTTCGGGCCGAGGTCGACGGTACCCGCGAAGGCGTTCACGTCGCCGCCGACCTCGCCGTCGATCAGGACCGACCCGGCGAAGGCGTTCACGTCACCGGTGACGGTGCCGCGGACGACCGCCGACCCGGCGAAGACGTCGAGGTCGCCCCGGACGACCTCGCCCTCTGCGACGACGACGGAGCCGCCGGTCCGGGTTTCGGCCGCGGCGAGGCCGGGGAGCCCCGCCAGCAGGACGACGAGCGCGAGGAGCACCGCCGCTGTCCGTCTCTGTGAGAGGTGGTGCATGACGGTAGCTCTAAGAGTGTCAACGGTATTAAACGTGGACACGGGTCCCGCGAGGAGAGAGTCGGGTCGGGGGACGCTCGATCCGGGCGGATCGGGGGTAGGACGG
The Halomarina pelagica DNA segment above includes these coding regions:
- a CDS encoding bactofilin family protein, whose protein sequence is MHHLSQRRTAAVLLALVVLLAGLPGLAAAETRTGGSVVVAEGEVVRGDLDVFAGSAVVRGTVTGDVNAFAGSVLIDGEVGGDVNAFAGTVDLGPNAVVGGNLDAAGGEVTVAGRVAGDATVGAETIRLTEGAVIGGNLEYDGTLERAEGASVGGTVTQTDEPNVDAGPVDPRAFGTAGAVYAFFASLLLGAVLLLVLPGISDRVAATAVAEPLRSGGTGLLALIAVPVVLVLFAVTVVGIPITILGALLFAFAVWIGSVYGRVAVGAWLLRYADVENRWAALLVGFVVVGLLTLVPVLGGIVRAVVALLGLGALALVAYAAYRGRGEEREATGPPAEPEGEERPGAV